A genome region from Streptomyces xanthophaeus includes the following:
- a CDS encoding 5'-3' exonuclease: protein MLLDTASLYYRAYFGVPDSVKAPDGTPVNAVRGLLDFIGRLVQDHRPDDLVACMDADWRPHWRVELIPSYKAHRVAEETETGPDVEETPDTLAPQVPIIEAALDAFGIARVGVAGYEADDVIGTLTARASGPVDIVTGDRDLYQLVDDARQRRVLYPLKGVGTLQVTDEAWLREKYGVDGPGYADLALLRGDPSDGLPGVPGIGEKTAAKLLDAYGTLAGIIAAIDDPKSKLTPTQRKRLDESRPYLAVAPKVVQVASDVPLPAFDPTRPTAPAQPELVDALAHRWGLGGAVARLSSALRP, encoded by the coding sequence ATGCTCCTGGACACCGCCTCCCTCTACTACCGCGCCTACTTCGGTGTGCCGGACTCGGTGAAGGCCCCCGACGGCACCCCGGTCAACGCCGTGCGCGGGCTGCTCGACTTCATCGGCCGGCTCGTCCAGGACCACCGGCCGGACGATCTGGTGGCGTGCATGGACGCCGACTGGCGGCCTCACTGGCGGGTGGAGCTGATCCCCTCCTACAAGGCGCACCGGGTGGCCGAGGAGACCGAGACCGGCCCCGACGTGGAGGAGACCCCGGACACGCTCGCCCCGCAGGTGCCGATCATCGAGGCGGCGCTGGACGCGTTCGGCATCGCCCGGGTCGGGGTCGCCGGGTACGAGGCGGACGACGTGATCGGCACGCTCACCGCCCGCGCGAGCGGCCCGGTGGACATCGTCACCGGCGACCGGGACCTGTACCAGCTGGTGGACGACGCCCGGCAGCGGCGGGTGCTGTATCCGCTCAAGGGCGTGGGCACCCTGCAGGTGACCGACGAGGCGTGGCTCCGCGAGAAGTACGGGGTGGACGGCCCCGGTTACGCGGATCTGGCACTGCTGCGCGGCGACCCGAGCGACGGCCTGCCGGGCGTCCCCGGAATCGGCGAGAAGACGGCCGCCAAACTCCTGGACGCCTACGGCACCCTGGCCGGGATCATCGCGGCGATCGACGACCCGAAGTCGAAGCTGACGCCGACCCAGCGCAAGAGGCTGGACGAGTCCCGGCCCTATCTGGCGGTGGCGCCGAAGGTGGTCCAGGTGGCCTCCGACGTGCCGCTTCCGGCGTTCGACCCGACCCGTCCGACGGCCCCGGCGCAGCCCGAACTGGTGGATGCGCTAGCCCATCGGTGGGGTCTGGGGGGCGCAGTCGCTCGGCTGAGCAGTGCGCTGCGCCCATGA
- a CDS encoding helix-turn-helix domain-containing protein, which translates to MDGKLNDRDDKSKDKDGKEPLRVGVAVRKRRRALHLTLAAVSARSGLSVPFLSQIENERARPSMRSLERVADALETTAVELLAASDTARTVDLVRAGDASGLTPFPGVRPLVRGHHQLHAMEFTGDQDAGREYQHRNDELMYVVEGACQVEAEGRAYRLESGDALFLSGGVRHRWRAVTEETRILVVAVGEHIHATSEPPSPGH; encoded by the coding sequence ATGGACGGCAAGCTGAACGACAGGGACGACAAGAGCAAGGACAAGGACGGCAAGGAGCCGCTCCGGGTGGGCGTGGCCGTGCGCAAGCGGCGCCGCGCGCTCCATCTCACGCTGGCCGCCGTGTCGGCGCGCAGCGGCCTGTCGGTGCCCTTCCTGAGTCAGATAGAGAACGAGCGGGCCCGGCCCAGCATGCGCTCCCTGGAGCGGGTCGCGGACGCGCTGGAGACCACGGCCGTCGAGCTGCTGGCCGCCTCCGACACCGCGCGCACGGTGGACCTCGTACGGGCCGGTGACGCCTCCGGGCTCACTCCGTTCCCGGGCGTGCGGCCCCTGGTACGCGGTCACCACCAGCTGCACGCGATGGAGTTCACCGGGGACCAGGACGCCGGACGCGAGTACCAGCACCGCAACGACGAACTGATGTACGTGGTCGAGGGTGCCTGCCAGGTCGAAGCGGAGGGAAGGGCGTACCGGCTGGAGAGCGGGGACGCGCTGTTCCTGTCCGGCGGCGTGCGGCACCGCTGGCGGGCGGTCACCGAGGAGACCCGGATCCTGGTCGTCGCGGTGGGCGAGCACATCCACGCGACCTCCGAGCCCCCGTCGCCGGGACACTGA
- a CDS encoding siderophore-interacting protein: protein MAEGRARTVGTAVVVRTERLSPHMVRLVLGGEGLREFGAGEYTDHYVKLLFAPAGVSYPAPWDLDRIRADFPRAQWPRQRAYTVRSWDPAHLELTLDFVVHGDEGLAGPWAARVQPGELVRFLGPGGAYAPDPAAGWHLLVGDESALPAIAAAMERMPAGARVHAIVEIDGPADELKVATPDGIVPIWLHRGDRPVGEALVEAVTAMEFPSADVHAFVHGEAGFVKDLRRHLRMERGVPRERLSISGYWRLGETDEGWRAIKRDWNASVEAEQEHRAAA, encoded by the coding sequence GTGGCAGAAGGACGCGCCCGCACCGTCGGCACCGCCGTCGTCGTACGCACCGAGCGGCTTTCGCCGCACATGGTGCGGCTCGTGCTGGGCGGTGAGGGCCTCCGGGAGTTCGGCGCGGGCGAGTACACCGACCATTACGTCAAGCTGCTGTTCGCCCCGGCGGGGGTCAGCTACCCCGCGCCGTGGGACCTGGACCGGATCCGCGCAGATTTCCCCCGCGCGCAGTGGCCGCGCCAGCGCGCGTACACGGTACGGAGCTGGGACCCCGCGCACCTGGAGCTGACCCTCGACTTCGTGGTCCACGGCGACGAGGGCCTGGCCGGCCCCTGGGCGGCGCGGGTGCAACCGGGCGAGCTCGTACGCTTCCTCGGCCCGGGCGGCGCCTACGCCCCGGACCCTGCGGCCGGCTGGCACCTCCTGGTGGGCGACGAGAGCGCCCTTCCGGCGATCGCCGCCGCGATGGAGCGGATGCCGGCGGGCGCACGGGTCCACGCCATCGTCGAGATCGACGGTCCGGCCGACGAGCTGAAGGTCGCCACCCCGGACGGCATCGTCCCGATCTGGCTGCACCGCGGCGACCGCCCGGTGGGCGAGGCCCTGGTGGAGGCCGTCACCGCCATGGAGTTCCCCTCCGCGGACGTCCACGCGTTCGTCCACGGCGAGGCCGGCTTCGTCAAGGACCTGCGCCGCCACCTGCGCATGGAGCGCGGCGTCCCGCGCGAGCGCCTGTCGATCTCGGGCTACTGGCGCCTGGGCGAGACGGACGAGGGCTGGCGTGCGATCAAGCGCGACTGGAACGCCTCGGTCGAGGCCGAACAGGAACACCGCGCTGCCGCCTAA
- a CDS encoding TetR/AcrR family transcriptional regulator — translation MSGGADDGPRRVGRPRADRLRPDSGRPPREELLCAAAELFTAQGYAATTTRAVAERAGMRQATMYHYFAGKEELLAELLESTVAPSLVLARQLLADDGRCAARRLWELCRSDVLLLCGGPYNLGALYLLPELGGSRFTRFRRMRGELKDAYRVLLAGTRVGAELAGDKAGLTLRGDLVFGLIEGVMLIHRTDPERAVTAFAEATADAALRIAGVGPPD, via the coding sequence ATGAGTGGGGGAGCGGACGATGGTCCGAGACGGGTCGGTCGGCCACGTGCCGACCGGCTGAGACCGGACAGCGGCCGGCCGCCGCGCGAGGAACTCCTCTGTGCGGCGGCTGAGTTGTTCACCGCCCAGGGATACGCGGCGACCACCACGCGGGCCGTCGCCGAACGGGCCGGGATGCGCCAGGCCACGATGTACCACTACTTCGCCGGCAAGGAGGAACTCCTCGCCGAACTGCTGGAGTCCACGGTCGCACCCTCGCTGGTGCTGGCCCGGCAGCTGCTCGCGGACGACGGGCGGTGCGCCGCACGGCGGCTGTGGGAGCTGTGCCGCTCCGACGTGCTGCTGCTGTGCGGCGGGCCGTACAACCTGGGGGCGCTCTACCTGCTGCCCGAGCTGGGCGGTTCGCGCTTCACGCGGTTCCGCCGGATGCGCGGGGAACTCAAGGACGCCTACCGGGTGCTGCTCGCGGGGACCCGCGTCGGCGCCGAACTGGCCGGGGACAAGGCGGGGCTGACGCTCCGGGGAGACCTCGTCTTCGGGCTCATCGAAGGCGTCATGCTGATCCACCGCACGGATCCGGAGCGGGCCGTGACGGCCTTCGCGGAGGCCACCGCGGACGCGGCGCTGCGGATCGCGGGCGTCGGCCCGCCGGACTGA
- a CDS encoding RluA family pseudouridine synthase → MRRRAQPPPSPLPQRAGIDPVRLRLPPDPDGTWPDLGDYLAARYAGTRGADSVARLLAAGRVLGPGGRVLRARDPYEPGAYLWFHRDMEPEPRVPFPISVVHRDAHLLVVDKPHFLATTPRGSHITETALARLRAELDLPGLSPAHRLDRLTAGLVMFSVRPEDRGAYQLLFQRREVHKEYEALAPHDPELARTLPRTVRSRIEKARGVIAAVEVPGGEPNAESLVECVEARGGLARYRLTPRTGRTHQLRVHMNSLGLPILGDPVYPQVTDPAPDDYRRPLQLLARVLAFTDPVTGHPHRFDSGRTLQAWDDRAGWEAGTGG, encoded by the coding sequence ATGAGACGCAGAGCCCAGCCACCCCCCTCGCCCCTCCCCCAGCGCGCCGGCATCGACCCGGTCCGGCTGCGGCTCCCGCCCGACCCGGACGGGACATGGCCGGATCTCGGCGACTACCTCGCGGCGCGCTACGCCGGCACCCGCGGCGCCGACTCGGTCGCCCGCCTGCTGGCCGCGGGCCGGGTGCTGGGCCCCGGCGGGCGGGTCCTGCGCGCGCGGGACCCGTACGAGCCGGGCGCCTATCTGTGGTTCCACCGGGACATGGAGCCGGAGCCGCGGGTGCCGTTCCCGATCTCCGTCGTCCACCGCGACGCGCACCTGCTGGTCGTGGACAAGCCGCACTTCCTGGCCACCACCCCGCGCGGCTCTCACATCACCGAGACCGCCCTGGCCCGGCTCCGTGCGGAGCTGGACCTGCCCGGCCTCAGCCCCGCGCACCGGCTGGACCGGCTGACGGCGGGACTGGTGATGTTCAGCGTCCGGCCGGAGGACCGCGGCGCCTACCAGCTGCTCTTCCAGCGGCGCGAGGTGCACAAGGAGTACGAGGCGCTCGCACCGCACGACCCGGAACTCGCCCGCACCCTCCCGCGCACGGTCCGCAGCCGGATCGAGAAGGCCCGCGGGGTCATCGCGGCGGTCGAGGTGCCCGGCGGCGAGCCCAACGCCGAGAGCCTGGTCGAATGTGTCGAGGCCCGGGGCGGACTGGCCCGCTACCGGCTGACCCCGCGCACCGGCCGCACCCACCAGCTGCGGGTGCACATGAACAGCCTGGGTCTGCCCATCCTCGGCGACCCGGTGTATCCGCAGGTCACCGACCCGGCCCCGGACGACTACCGCAGGCCGCTGCAACTCCTGGCCCGGGTACTGGCGTTCACCGACCCGGTGACCGGGCACCCGCACCGCTTCGACAGCGGCCGCACCCTCCAGGCGTGGGACGACCGCGCGGGCTGGGAGGCCGGAACCGGCGGTTAG
- a CDS encoding serine hydrolase: MRTLPSLGAAGAAVLLAATAVAAATTAPTPPPTPTPQITDAAVDKAVARLDRTVEDMMRRTGVPGVSVAVVHDDKVVHIKGYGLRRTGESAKVGPDTVFQIASLSKPVSSTVVAGTLTDPQEWDDRTVLPGFSLKDPWVSDHVTTADLFSHRSGLPDHAGDLLEDLGYDQAYILDHLRLEPLGPFRASYAYTNFGFTAAAEAVARAKGTSWQKLSADTLFKPAGMTRTSTEFSAFANSPDHAATHVKNADGTWSPRFVRDPDAQAPAGGVSSTATDMARWLRLQLAGGTLDGKRIIPADTLTRTHVPAIVSQPTNAVGTTSFYGLGWNVGYDGAGRVRLSHSGAFELGANTNVTMLPLERLGIVVLTNGAPVGLPDAVALDFFDYAEHGKVSTDWLALAASAYAAALEPPDGSTTDYAHPPTGAQPARDSAAYTGTYDNPYYGKATVTADDNGALTLALGPEPLRFPLTHYAGDTFSFMTAGENAVGRTGAIFADGTLRIEYLDADHLGTFTRR, encoded by the coding sequence ATGCGTACGCTCCCGTCGCTCGGGGCAGCAGGGGCCGCGGTCCTCCTGGCCGCGACGGCCGTGGCCGCAGCCACGACCGCACCCACCCCGCCCCCCACCCCGACGCCCCAGATCACGGACGCCGCCGTCGACAAGGCCGTCGCCCGCCTCGACCGCACCGTCGAGGACATGATGCGCCGCACCGGGGTCCCCGGTGTGTCCGTGGCCGTGGTCCACGACGACAAGGTCGTCCACATCAAGGGCTACGGGCTCCGCAGGACCGGCGAGAGCGCGAAGGTCGGCCCCGACACCGTCTTCCAGATCGCCTCGCTGTCCAAGCCCGTCTCCTCCACGGTCGTGGCCGGCACCCTCACCGATCCCCAGGAGTGGGACGACCGCACCGTCCTGCCCGGGTTCTCCCTGAAGGACCCCTGGGTCAGCGACCACGTCACCACCGCCGACCTGTTCTCCCACCGCAGCGGTCTCCCCGACCACGCCGGCGACCTCCTCGAAGACCTCGGCTACGACCAGGCGTACATCCTGGACCACCTGCGCCTGGAGCCCCTCGGCCCGTTCCGGGCGAGCTACGCCTACACCAACTTCGGGTTCACCGCGGCCGCCGAGGCCGTCGCCCGCGCCAAGGGCACCAGCTGGCAGAAGCTCAGCGCCGACACCCTCTTCAAGCCCGCCGGCATGACCCGTACCAGCACCGAGTTCTCCGCTTTCGCCAACTCCCCCGACCACGCCGCCACCCACGTCAAGAACGCCGACGGCACCTGGAGCCCGCGCTTCGTCCGCGACCCGGACGCCCAGGCCCCGGCCGGCGGGGTCAGCTCCACCGCCACGGACATGGCCCGCTGGCTGCGGCTGCAGCTGGCCGGCGGCACCCTGGACGGGAAGCGGATCATCCCGGCGGATACCCTCACCCGCACCCACGTGCCCGCGATCGTGTCGCAGCCGACCAACGCCGTCGGCACCACCAGCTTCTACGGCCTCGGCTGGAACGTCGGCTACGACGGTGCCGGCCGCGTGCGTCTGAGCCACTCCGGCGCCTTCGAACTCGGCGCCAACACCAACGTCACCATGCTCCCGCTGGAGCGGCTCGGCATCGTCGTCCTGACCAACGGCGCCCCGGTCGGCCTGCCCGACGCCGTGGCCCTGGACTTCTTCGACTACGCCGAGCACGGCAAGGTCTCCACCGACTGGCTCGCCCTGGCCGCCTCCGCCTACGCGGCCGCTCTCGAACCCCCGGACGGGTCGACCACCGACTACGCCCACCCGCCCACCGGAGCGCAGCCGGCCCGGGACAGCGCCGCGTACACCGGAACCTACGACAACCCCTACTACGGCAAGGCCACCGTGACCGCCGACGACAACGGCGCGCTCACCCTCGCCCTCGGCCCCGAGCCCCTGCGCTTCCCGCTGACCCACTACGCCGGGGACACCTTCAGCTTCATGACCGCGGGCGAGAACGCGGTCGGCCGCACCGGTGCGATCTTCGCCGACGGCACCCTGCGCATCGAATACCTCGACGCCGACCACCTGGGCACTTTCACCCGGCGATAG